One stretch of Bradyrhizobium canariense DNA includes these proteins:
- the flgF gene encoding flagellar basal-body rod protein FlgF, producing MENALLIGLSRQTVLERQLDVVANNIANVNTAGFKADQSLFEEYLMPGAHEDNFIGRDRRLSYVQDRGTYRDFSQGPSDQTKNPLDLAIDGNGFLVVQTGAGERYTRDGGLQLNSQGQLVTATGNPVLGTSGPIVFQLTDHDINIAPDGTVTVQEGTGRTDSIRGKLRLVSFPDAQRLLKEGSNLYSAGEGAAQPDTKSQVQQGYIEKSNVNAVAEMSRMIEVTRAYTQVSTMLQQESDLHKTAIEKLADVPS from the coding sequence ATGGAGAACGCGCTTCTCATCGGACTTTCGCGGCAAACGGTGTTGGAGCGGCAGCTCGACGTCGTCGCCAACAACATCGCCAACGTCAACACTGCAGGTTTCAAGGCCGATCAGTCCCTGTTCGAGGAATATCTGATGCCGGGCGCGCACGAGGATAACTTCATCGGCCGCGACCGCCGTCTGAGTTACGTCCAGGACCGCGGCACCTACCGTGATTTTTCGCAAGGCCCGTCCGACCAGACCAAAAATCCGCTGGACCTCGCCATCGACGGCAACGGCTTCCTGGTGGTGCAGACAGGCGCCGGCGAACGCTACACCCGCGACGGCGGCCTTCAGCTCAACAGCCAGGGCCAGCTTGTGACGGCCACGGGCAATCCGGTGCTCGGCACCAGCGGACCGATCGTGTTTCAGTTGACCGATCACGACATCAACATCGCACCCGACGGCACCGTTACCGTGCAGGAAGGTACCGGCCGGACCGACTCGATACGCGGAAAACTCCGGCTCGTAAGCTTTCCCGATGCACAGAGGCTGCTGAAAGAGGGCTCAAACCTCTATTCGGCGGGCGAAGGCGCAGCCCAGCCGGACACCAAGTCGCAGGTGCAACAGGGCTACATCGAAAAATCCAACGTCAACGCGGTGGCCGAGATGAGCCGCATGATCGAGGTGACGCGCGCCTACACCCAAGTGTCGACGATGCTGCAGCAGGAAAGCGACCTGCACAAAACAGCAATCGAAAAACTCGCCGACGTTCCGTCCTAG
- the fliL gene encoding flagellar basal body-associated protein FliL: protein MAETEQAEGGAAEAEAGAKPKGKLKLIIAAVGVLVIFGGGAGWFFFLRHHGEEVHAEAPPPKPPAFVELPDMMVNLAGNPGDRIQYLKVKLTLEVKEEKQAELIKPNLPRVTDIFQTYLRELRASDLNGSAGLFRMKEELTRRVNLAVSPNEVSAVLFKEVVVQ from the coding sequence ATGGCAGAGACCGAACAGGCAGAGGGCGGCGCGGCGGAAGCCGAGGCCGGCGCGAAGCCGAAAGGCAAGCTCAAGCTGATTATCGCCGCGGTTGGCGTGCTCGTCATCTTCGGCGGCGGCGCAGGCTGGTTCTTCTTCTTGCGTCATCACGGTGAAGAGGTGCATGCGGAGGCGCCGCCTCCCAAGCCGCCGGCCTTCGTCGAACTGCCGGATATGATGGTCAATCTGGCCGGCAATCCCGGCGATCGTATCCAGTACCTCAAGGTGAAGCTGACGCTTGAGGTCAAGGAAGAGAAGCAGGCCGAGTTGATCAAACCCAACCTGCCGCGCGTCACCGATATCTTCCAGACCTATCTGCGCGAGCTACGGGCGAGCGACCTGAACGGCTCCGCCGGCCTGTTTCGCATGAAGGAAGAATTGACCCGGCGGGTCAACTTGGCGGTCTCGCCGAACGAAGTCAGCGCTGTGCTGTTCAAGGAAGTCGTCGTTCAGTGA
- the fliM gene encoding flagellar motor switch protein FliM, translating to MADNDQVDQDAIAAQWEASLDSEDPAEAAEAAAANELSETMALQWAAMVEDGGRDFGGGKNGGERVLSQEEIDNLLGFNVGDVNVDDNSGIRAIIDSAMVSYERLPMLEIVFDRLVRLMTTSLRNFTSDNVEVSLDRITSVRFGDYMNSIPLPAVLSVFKAEEWDNFGLATVDSSLIYSMIDVLLGGRRGQTSLRIEGRPYTTIETNLVKRLVEVVLADAEQAFRPLSPVTFSIDRLETNPRFAAISRPANAAILVRLRIDMEDRGGNIELLLPYATIEPIRSVLLQMFMGEKFGRDPIWEGHFATEVAQAEISVDAVLYEANIPLKQLMKLKVGDTLPLEMRADALVAVRCGNVTLTEGRMGRVGDRVAIRVTKQLRKPNTTFAMFEKADEQTKLMEAQ from the coding sequence ATGGCGGACAACGATCAAGTCGATCAGGATGCAATCGCAGCCCAGTGGGAGGCTTCGCTTGATTCCGAGGATCCCGCGGAGGCCGCGGAGGCGGCTGCCGCCAATGAACTCTCCGAAACCATGGCGCTGCAATGGGCCGCGATGGTCGAGGACGGCGGCCGCGATTTCGGCGGCGGCAAGAACGGCGGCGAGCGAGTTCTGTCGCAGGAGGAAATCGACAACCTGCTCGGTTTCAACGTCGGCGATGTCAATGTCGACGACAATTCCGGCATTCGCGCGATCATCGATTCCGCGATGGTCTCCTACGAGCGTCTGCCGATGCTCGAAATCGTGTTCGACCGGCTGGTCCGGCTGATGACGACATCCTTGCGCAACTTCACCTCCGATAACGTCGAAGTCTCGCTCGATCGCATCACCTCGGTGCGCTTCGGCGACTACATGAATTCAATCCCGCTGCCGGCCGTGCTGAGCGTGTTCAAGGCCGAGGAATGGGACAATTTTGGTCTCGCGACAGTCGATTCGAGCCTGATCTACTCGATGATCGATGTTCTCCTCGGCGGCCGCCGCGGCCAGACCTCGCTGCGGATCGAAGGCCGTCCGTACACCACCATCGAAACCAATCTGGTGAAACGCCTTGTCGAAGTCGTGCTGGCCGATGCCGAGCAGGCGTTCCGGCCGTTGTCCCCGGTAACCTTCTCGATCGACCGGCTGGAGACCAATCCGCGCTTCGCCGCGATCAGCCGGCCCGCCAACGCCGCCATTCTGGTGCGGCTGCGCATCGACATGGAAGATCGCGGCGGCAATATCGAGCTGCTGTTGCCTTATGCGACCATCGAGCCGATCCGCAGCGTGCTGCTGCAGATGTTCATGGGCGAAAAATTCGGCCGCGATCCGATCTGGGAAGGCCATTTCGCGACCGAAGTGGCCCAGGCGGAGATCTCGGTCGACGCCGTGCTCTATGAGGCCAACATTCCGCTCAAGCAGCTGATGAAACTGAAAGTCGGCGACACCCTGCCGCTTGAGATGCGCGCCGACGCGCTGGTGGCGGTGCGCTGCGGCAACGTCACCCTGACCGAGGGGCGGATGGGCCGGGTCGGCGACCGCGTCGCCATCCGCGTCACCAAGCAATTGCGCAAGCCGAATACCACCTTCGCGATGTTCGAGAAGGCTGACGAGCAAACCAAATTGATGGAGGCCCAATGA
- a CDS encoding DUF6468 domain-containing protein, with protein sequence MSHSLGMAIESLVAALLILTIGYCMLLNKRLKRLKADESSLKATIAELITATEIAERAIGGLKHTVRDVNENLGNQLTAATQLSLQLKKQLAEGDNVVRRLARIATAARPSSETAPEPEAPNASSAKAIAAAAQAFSDRRRSNGLAA encoded by the coding sequence ATGAGTCACTCATTAGGAATGGCGATCGAGAGCCTTGTGGCTGCATTGCTAATACTTACAATCGGCTATTGCATGCTGCTGAACAAGCGATTGAAGCGCTTAAAGGCGGATGAGAGTTCGCTGAAGGCGACGATCGCGGAACTGATCACCGCGACCGAAATCGCCGAGCGTGCCATCGGCGGCCTCAAGCACACGGTTCGCGACGTCAACGAGAATCTGGGCAACCAGCTGACGGCCGCGACCCAGCTATCGCTGCAGCTGAAAAAGCAGCTCGCCGAGGGCGACAACGTCGTTCGCAGGCTGGCCAGGATCGCAACTGCCGCGCGGCCTTCGTCTGAAACCGCACCTGAGCCCGAGGCTCCCAATGCGTCGAGCGCCAAGGCCATCGCGGCGGCCGCCCAGGCA